A genomic region of Xanthomonas fragariae contains the following coding sequences:
- the xopAU gene encoding serine/threonine protein kinase — protein sequence MKKISDTSPAFRIGMQAEAEQVQTSMDRVPEHQHVAEPAQDHPLNLLEKRLRKTAESSSEDPSLHISVPTISGRLNRFISRSFSSSSNAPTTPGSGFSGRPTGYPGFPTLASLLDPPTPRSHSPPSGLSHASDILRNERQRTRDLRYVQQDVVLSPRTVRSLAAKSQRPEVIERLSTLKPGALEIENGFLPVRLERAHDSDPRTLQGMRPIGSGASGSAYAVRLAEDFWRAGENCGRDFVFKAMLCPDPQKPIPCDLYTSHLQDISNPKEVVSLEKAKIYKEYQMTVSLDAGSRVMRAYGLVQIDNVFGILLEKIKGITVGNFIARAGPALEQGRITASDYLAVGRQLMADVLIAVSCCEDMGIVHQDISHNNVMYDEPGKMFRLIDMGLGGEEGEPPRAGTPGYIDMSSPASHARDVYSVAQLLVYFLKHPDYQMGYIGIFNETSEEKFPFMEALKKNLPFESKREVIRFLNRMISIDANGRARAEDLLLDSFINDPTIPLRNHVHATYKKLA from the coding sequence ATGAAAAAGATCTCTGACACGTCCCCGGCTTTTCGAATCGGCATGCAAGCGGAGGCCGAGCAGGTCCAGACCTCAATGGATCGGGTGCCTGAACACCAGCACGTCGCCGAACCCGCCCAGGATCACCCGCTCAACCTGCTGGAAAAAAGACTCCGCAAAACCGCCGAGTCCTCTAGCGAAGACCCGAGCTTGCACATCAGTGTGCCAACCATTAGTGGGCGCTTGAACCGCTTTATTTCGCGCTCCTTTTCCAGTAGCAGCAACGCGCCAACGACACCAGGCTCCGGATTCAGCGGCAGGCCGACCGGGTACCCAGGTTTCCCGACGCTGGCGTCCCTGCTCGATCCACCCACACCGAGGTCTCACTCCCCGCCGTCGGGTCTGTCGCATGCTTCAGACATCTTGCGAAACGAAAGGCAGCGGACGCGGGACCTGCGTTACGTTCAACAGGACGTCGTGCTCAGTCCTCGCACAGTAAGGTCTCTCGCCGCCAAGTCTCAGCGTCCAGAAGTGATCGAAAGACTGTCGACATTGAAACCTGGTGCGCTGGAAATCGAGAACGGCTTCCTCCCTGTGCGGTTGGAGCGAGCCCACGACAGCGATCCTCGAACCCTTCAGGGCATGCGGCCGATCGGCAGTGGCGCTTCCGGGTCGGCCTATGCTGTGCGGCTGGCTGAAGATTTCTGGCGTGCTGGAGAGAATTGCGGGCGGGACTTCGTCTTCAAAGCAATGTTGTGCCCGGATCCCCAAAAGCCGATTCCATGCGACTTGTATACCTCGCACCTGCAGGATATATCAAATCCAAAGGAGGTGGTCTCGTTGGAAAAAGCCAAGATATACAAGGAATATCAGATGACGGTCTCGCTGGATGCAGGGTCTCGGGTCATGCGCGCGTACGGTCTAGTGCAGATCGATAATGTATTCGGAATACTACTGGAAAAGATCAAAGGCATCACCGTCGGCAACTTTATTGCTCGCGCAGGCCCGGCATTGGAGCAAGGGAGGATCACTGCGTCAGACTATCTCGCCGTGGGACGGCAACTGATGGCCGATGTTCTGATCGCTGTCTCATGCTGTGAAGACATGGGAATCGTGCACCAGGACATTTCGCACAACAACGTCATGTACGACGAACCCGGAAAAATGTTCCGGCTGATCGATATGGGGCTAGGTGGAGAGGAGGGAGAGCCCCCTCGTGCCGGCACGCCAGGATATATCGATATGTCTTCACCAGCGAGCCATGCGCGGGATGTCTACAGCGTGGCCCAGCTCCTCGTGTATTTTTTGAAACATCCCGATTACCAGATGGGCTATATCGGGATTTTCAATGAAACGTCGGAGGAGAAATTCCCGTTCATGGAAGCGTTGAAAAAAAATCTGCCATTCGAAAGCAAAAGAGAAGTCATCCGCTTTCTCAATCGCATGATTTCCATAGATGCCAATGGTCGTGCCAGGGCGGAGGATTTGCTGCTGGACTCGTTTATCAATGACCCGACGATTCCGCTACGGAATCATGTCCATGCAACCTATAAAAAACTGGCTTGA
- the xopK gene encoding type III secretion system effector XopK has product MRIEQHARSSATPFKSSTPDAPVSTKDMPVADGWPMGLEKLKRKPLQRKPGSDHASKRQTGENVMAEIQEVEAAYDAFVVAKYLADPLHGTADKTAELIAEVPTSGEPEHSPEAEQPAYPNEHTPAHHMAVPAHHQAQPAAQPGQPQDLHLVEPAPHASILHTLAEEGAPPGAADLAMSLSISGAMLPLSGLAIYAAYKETREVAEQRGALRQRELWLRSEKKSVQSALASGPLADAAGAQIHALSEAIDTVAYQQQRNARDGAIAATSMASASVIFTKATSELGIQGGLAIGGKSANAFGLIAHSTAAAGAASAAGIAGTFVLAPVASVAATALGGTFLHQSRNEKARVVADAARVEHFLQQLEPGDLSPGAQCYQHFLSTKLSQRSGFAGSFNSWNKGFVVGGATYTASTLTKAGVGTAVLLGAASVTGPVGTGLVVGAGLLGAVTMGVGGHQFLLAHGKQKRYRNYDSADLPNVDRALLSVADLLPTPAASVAAAQEESNLHGAPRLSHSAQETASDTGVTSGAGGQPASDDVMPDSTEHAVAAQSVAANQTSPAANDAPAAAVPQHGFELRSALYACIDGQEKAREVLLQSCAEDMKKHYRAVPRSTDQSTAVGQPAQQASFKKRAKAALFAGATYGRAVLSGKPRVAGEKAARSYAKHTDTLTETALSQWLQTPGSIKPQIAYMQCCLELQKKYLNSKLSARLELPAVDAASGPTPDTEATNTTAEHAQARLSTQLREARERNEFQLRSVNLMLEELGMAEEELDSSDMRKNERAKNRMQGLQQRLIRVLTSNAIEPQPGSAGFAHFCMKQSRQHTTDVRGTLLATEMQAARIREGSSRGATSL; this is encoded by the coding sequence ATGCGCATCGAGCAGCACGCACGCAGTTCTGCCACCCCGTTTAAGTCATCTACCCCCGACGCGCCTGTCTCGACAAAAGATATGCCGGTCGCCGATGGCTGGCCCATGGGTTTGGAAAAGTTAAAGAGAAAGCCGCTTCAAAGAAAGCCGGGCTCCGACCACGCATCCAAGCGGCAAACCGGCGAAAATGTCATGGCCGAAATCCAGGAAGTCGAGGCAGCTTATGATGCTTTCGTTGTCGCCAAGTATCTTGCCGATCCATTGCATGGTACTGCAGACAAGACAGCCGAACTGATCGCTGAAGTACCCACGTCGGGCGAACCGGAACATTCCCCGGAGGCCGAGCAACCTGCCTATCCGAACGAGCACACGCCTGCCCATCACATGGCGGTGCCGGCACATCATCAGGCTCAGCCCGCTGCGCAGCCGGGGCAGCCCCAGGATCTGCATCTGGTCGAGCCTGCACCGCATGCGAGCATCCTGCACACTCTGGCTGAAGAGGGTGCGCCGCCAGGCGCTGCCGATCTGGCAATGAGTTTGAGCATCAGTGGTGCGATGCTGCCGCTATCGGGCCTTGCGATCTACGCCGCCTATAAGGAAACCCGTGAGGTAGCCGAACAACGCGGCGCCTTGCGGCAGCGCGAACTTTGGTTGCGGTCGGAAAAGAAGTCGGTGCAATCTGCGCTGGCGAGCGGTCCGCTCGCAGATGCAGCGGGTGCTCAGATCCATGCCTTGAGCGAGGCGATCGATACGGTCGCTTATCAACAACAGCGCAATGCACGGGATGGCGCCATTGCGGCGACTTCGATGGCGTCCGCCAGCGTGATCTTCACCAAAGCCACCAGTGAGCTCGGCATCCAGGGCGGGTTGGCAATCGGCGGCAAGAGCGCAAATGCGTTTGGCTTGATCGCCCACAGTACTGCTGCAGCAGGCGCAGCGTCTGCGGCCGGTATTGCCGGCACATTCGTATTGGCTCCGGTGGCAAGCGTCGCGGCCACGGCACTGGGCGGTACCTTTCTGCACCAGTCGCGCAATGAGAAAGCGCGCGTCGTGGCTGATGCGGCGCGCGTCGAACACTTTTTGCAACAGCTGGAGCCAGGCGATCTCAGCCCAGGTGCACAATGCTACCAGCACTTTTTGAGCACCAAGCTGAGCCAGCGCAGCGGCTTCGCTGGCAGCTTCAACAGCTGGAACAAGGGCTTTGTCGTCGGCGGCGCTACCTATACGGCGAGTACCTTGACGAAAGCCGGAGTCGGCACCGCCGTGTTGCTTGGTGCAGCCAGCGTGACCGGGCCGGTGGGCACTGGATTGGTTGTCGGTGCGGGGCTGCTGGGCGCGGTCACGATGGGTGTTGGCGGCCATCAATTCCTGCTGGCGCACGGCAAGCAGAAACGCTATCGCAACTACGACAGCGCGGACTTGCCCAACGTAGACCGCGCATTGCTTAGCGTTGCCGACCTGCTGCCCACTCCCGCGGCGAGCGTCGCGGCGGCACAGGAAGAGTCCAACCTGCATGGCGCACCCCGCCTCAGTCACAGTGCCCAGGAAACAGCGTCGGACACAGGTGTAACCAGCGGCGCTGGCGGTCAGCCGGCCTCTGACGATGTCATGCCCGACTCAACCGAACACGCGGTGGCTGCCCAATCGGTAGCGGCGAACCAGACATCGCCTGCAGCCAACGACGCGCCAGCCGCTGCCGTTCCGCAGCATGGATTCGAACTGCGCAGCGCGCTATACGCCTGTATCGACGGTCAGGAAAAAGCGCGGGAAGTCCTCTTGCAGAGCTGCGCCGAGGACATGAAAAAACACTATCGTGCCGTGCCTCGCTCTACCGACCAGAGCACGGCAGTTGGTCAACCGGCTCAACAGGCCTCGTTCAAGAAGCGGGCCAAGGCAGCGCTTTTTGCAGGTGCGACCTATGGGCGCGCCGTGCTGAGCGGCAAGCCCCGTGTCGCCGGCGAGAAAGCCGCGCGAAGCTACGCAAAACATACCGATACGTTGACCGAAACAGCACTGAGCCAGTGGCTGCAAACGCCGGGCTCGATCAAGCCGCAGATCGCTTACATGCAATGTTGCCTTGAGTTACAAAAGAAATATCTCAACTCCAAACTGAGCGCGCGGCTGGAACTGCCGGCGGTGGATGCTGCTAGTGGTCCGACCCCCGACACAGAAGCCACCAACACCACGGCCGAGCACGCACAGGCACGGCTGAGCACGCAATTGCGTGAAGCGCGTGAGCGCAACGAATTCCAGCTGCGATCTGTCAACTTGATGCTGGAAGAGTTGGGCATGGCAGAAGAAGAGCTGGACAGTTCAGACATGCGAAAAAATGAGCGTGCAAAAAACAGGATGCAAGGGCTGCAACAGCGACTGATCCGTGTGTTGACCTCCAATGCCATCGAGCCGCAGCCGGGCAGCGCGGGCTTCGCGCATTTCTGCATGAAACAGTCCCGCCAGCACACCACGGATGTGCGCGGGACGTTGCTGGCAACCGAAATGCAGGCAGCACGCATCCGCGAAGGTTCCAGTAGGGGCGCAACGTCCTTGTAG